One window of the Burkholderia sp. FERM BP-3421 genome contains the following:
- a CDS encoding AraC family transcriptional regulator, whose amino-acid sequence MDIALSRHAPNRLGALRAPDEVERAVAHRLGPHRMAARGCDPFRAELYEVPLHHGTLLELCYGRETRIDFGDDAAHFLFRLTLAGTYELQAGAVVARAGPGELTVSSPALASRLSTSPDCRNLVLRLERGALERKLQDMLHATLARPLTFELTAGGAGAALVPPTFEYLCRLGAQPGIGATASGADLSTWLMSLLLTHLPHSYSDALARGTPPLPTHVRRACDHVDAHLGEPLALAALAAVAGVAPRTLQHAFRAFLHTTPAAYVRERRLAAAHAALQRGDARSVTDVLIAHGIHGFGHFAKAYARRYGHAPSVTARTPR is encoded by the coding sequence ATGGATATCGCCCTTTCCCGCCATGCGCCGAACCGGCTCGGCGCGCTGCGGGCGCCCGACGAAGTCGAACGCGCGGTCGCGCACCGGCTCGGGCCGCACCGGATGGCCGCGCGCGGCTGCGATCCGTTTCGCGCTGAACTGTACGAAGTGCCGCTGCATCACGGTACGCTGCTCGAACTCTGCTACGGCCGCGAAACGCGTATCGACTTCGGCGACGACGCCGCGCATTTCCTGTTCAGGCTGACGCTCGCGGGCACGTACGAATTGCAGGCCGGCGCCGTCGTCGCGCGCGCCGGCCCCGGCGAGCTGACCGTGTCGTCGCCCGCGCTCGCGAGCCGCCTGAGCACGAGCCCCGATTGCCGCAACCTCGTGCTGCGGCTCGAGCGCGGCGCGCTCGAGCGCAAGCTCCAGGACATGCTGCACGCGACGCTCGCCCGGCCGCTGACGTTCGAACTCACGGCCGGCGGCGCCGGCGCCGCGCTCGTGCCGCCGACATTCGAGTATCTGTGCCGGCTGGGCGCGCAGCCGGGCATCGGCGCAACCGCCTCCGGCGCCGATCTGAGCACGTGGCTGATGTCGCTGTTGCTCACGCACCTGCCGCATTCGTACAGCGACGCGCTCGCGCGCGGCACGCCGCCGCTGCCGACGCACGTGCGCCGCGCGTGCGACCACGTCGACGCGCATCTCGGCGAACCGCTCGCGCTCGCCGCGCTGGCGGCCGTCGCGGGCGTCGCGCCGCGCACGCTGCAGCACGCGTTCCGCGCGTTCCTGCACACCACGCCGGCCGCCTACGTGCGCGAACGCCGGCTCGCCGCCGCGCACGCGGCTCTGCAACGCGGCGACGCGCGCAGCGTGACCGATGTGCTGATCGCGCACGGCATCCACGGCTTCGGTCATTTCGCGAAGGCGTATGCGCGGCGTTACGGCCACGCGCCTTCCGTCACCGCGAGGACACCACGATGA
- a CDS encoding NAD/NADP-dependent octopine/nopaline dehydrogenase family protein, whose translation MKVCVLGGGHGCHAAAIDLFEKGHDVTWWRRDREPHARLRELGVLNVTDYRGKWAVPLGEAPGAIRLTGDLAAALHGARLVVAPLPATSHDALAAQVAPLLEDDQVVFLPPGTFGSFVFARAAADAGNRSRIAFAETGTLPYLVRRHGDNEVVISAYATRLPTGVFPAHAAGWAFDVLRAGYPSVEPVEDALSAALMNAGPVIHPPLILMNAGPLEHFDAWDIHNEGTQPAIRRVTNALDAERIAVREALGYRSPHFPLADHYAADGDEWMYGRGAHGRLTDSGDWREKIDLRTHRYMLEDTRLGLSFVVSCGRWAGVPTPVAQGLLSIASAVVARGLYAEGRTLERLGLAALSRDALRALLDAGCAA comes from the coding sequence ATGAAGGTATGTGTACTGGGCGGAGGCCACGGCTGCCATGCGGCGGCCATCGATCTGTTCGAGAAGGGGCACGACGTGACGTGGTGGCGGCGCGATCGCGAGCCGCATGCGCGGCTGCGCGAACTCGGCGTATTGAACGTGACCGACTATCGCGGCAAGTGGGCGGTTCCGCTCGGCGAAGCGCCCGGCGCGATTCGCCTGACCGGCGATCTCGCGGCGGCGCTGCACGGTGCGCGGCTCGTCGTGGCGCCGCTGCCGGCCACCTCGCACGACGCGCTCGCCGCGCAGGTCGCGCCGCTGCTGGAGGACGATCAGGTCGTGTTCCTGCCGCCCGGCACATTCGGCAGCTTCGTGTTCGCGCGTGCGGCGGCCGACGCCGGCAATCGCTCGCGCATCGCGTTCGCCGAGACGGGTACGCTGCCGTATCTGGTGCGCAGGCATGGCGACAATGAAGTCGTGATCAGCGCGTATGCGACGCGCCTGCCGACCGGCGTGTTTCCGGCACACGCGGCCGGCTGGGCATTCGACGTGCTGCGCGCGGGCTATCCGTCGGTCGAGCCGGTCGAGGACGCATTGTCCGCCGCGTTGATGAACGCGGGGCCGGTGATCCACCCGCCGCTGATCCTGATGAACGCCGGGCCGCTCGAACACTTCGACGCGTGGGACATCCACAACGAAGGCACGCAACCGGCGATCCGCCGCGTGACGAACGCGCTCGACGCCGAACGCATCGCGGTGCGCGAGGCGCTCGGCTACCGCTCGCCGCATTTCCCGCTCGCGGATCACTACGCGGCCGACGGTGACGAATGGATGTACGGGCGCGGCGCGCACGGCAGGCTGACCGATAGCGGCGACTGGCGCGAGAAGATCGATTTGCGCACGCATCGCTACATGCTCGAGGACACCCGGCTCGGGCTGTCGTTCGTCGTGTCGTGCGGGCGCTGGGCTGGCGTGCCGACGCCGGTTGCGCAGGGGCTGCTGAGCATCGCGAGCGCGGTCGTAGCGCGCGGCCTGTATGCGGAAGGCCGCACGCTGGAGCGGCTCGGGCTGGCGGCGCTGTCGCGCGACGCGCTGCGCGCGCTGCTCGACGCGGGGTGCGCGGCATGA